In Canis lupus baileyi chromosome 15, mCanLup2.hap1, whole genome shotgun sequence, one genomic interval encodes:
- the LOC140604827 gene encoding ral guanine nucleotide dissociation stimulator-like yields the protein MGLEWEEGVICPRASRNWELPCMANRGQRGLKAERASAGKWNLISPTKPSRTELLEHEVQQLLPTLLHRDMISIFSFLDNYDEFGSTEEVLDLFTKYGCIVAACGDNNAVLQQWKMAIS from the exons ATGGGGctggagtgggaggaaggggtcATCTGCCCCAGGGCCTCGAGGAACTGGGAATTGCCCTGCATGGCTAAcagaggccagcgcgggctcaAG gctgAAAGGGCCTCTGCCGGGAAGTGGAATCTGATCTCCCCAACAAAGCCCAGCCGGACCGAGCTGCTGGAGCACGAAGTCCAACAACTGCTGCCCACCTTGCTGCACAGGGACATGATctctattttcagtttcttagACAACTATGATGAATTTGGCAGCACCGAAGAGGTGCTGGACCTGTTTACCAA ATATGGATGCATCGTAGCTGCCTGTGGTGACAACAACGCAGTCCTGCAGCAGTGGAAAAT ggccatctcctGA